In Myripristis murdjan chromosome 9, fMyrMur1.1, whole genome shotgun sequence, the following proteins share a genomic window:
- the ptrh1 gene encoding peptidyl-tRNA hydrolase isoform X4, with protein sequence MNIFWWLTNKVVGLGNPGMDGTRHSVGMAVLGALAARLGVADRWRGDKHVSGEVIESEIQHTQVVLLRPRLLMNVNGVSVAKAASKYGVKPEDVLLVHDDLDKPLGKVVVKQGGSARGHNGVRSCVDCLHTDVMPRLRVGIGRPAGRTSVERHVLGRFSQEEQKVLGSVLQQSVDLLLSQLSQQAAQSPSSPAGGGQAAQKRKQEERAASPASEPLPEAQRPPPS encoded by the exons GTGGTGGGGCTGGGGAACCCGGGGATGGACGGGACCAGACACAGCGTGGGCATGGCGGTGCTCGGCGCCCTCGCTGCCCGGCTCGGCGTGGCTGACCGTTGGCGCGGCGACAAGCACGTGTCCGGTGAGGTCATCGAGTCAGAGATCCAACACACACAAGTGGTGCTGCTCCGTCCCAGGCTGCTGATGAACGTCAACGGGGTGTCGGTGGCcaaagcag CGAGTAAATACGGCGTGAAGCCTGAGGACGTGCTGCTCGTCCACGACGACCTGGACAAACCTCTGGGCAAAGTGGTCGTCAAGCAGGGAGGCAGCGCCCG GGGTCACAACGGAGTCCGGTCCTGTGTCGACTGTCTGCACACCGAC GTGATGCCCAGGCTGCGGGTGGGGATCGGCAGACCGGCGGGGAGAACGTCGGTGGAGCGTCACGTCCTGGGACGTTTCTCCCAGGAGGAGCAGAAGGTTCTGGGCTCGGTCCTGCAGCAGAGCGTCGACCTGCTGCTCTCCCAGCTCTCCCAGCAGGCCGCTCAGTCCCCCTCCTCACCAGCAGGGGGAGGACAAGCAGCACagaagaggaagcaggaggagcgAGCGGCTTCACCGGCCTCAGAGCCGCTTCCTGAAGCTCAGCGTCCACCACCGTCTTGA